The Pedosphaera parvula Ellin514 genomic interval TCTCAATCATGGAACGATTACCGATCTCCAGCAAAGGTTTCGGAAAAGTGTGACCTCTTTCGGCAAAACGGCTTGCCTTTCCGGCCATGGGTATGATGACTTGCAACATAACTTATCCCCTCGCCCCTTCCAACGCGCGCTTTACGCGATCGTAATCAACTTCAGTAAAACCACTCACCTGGCAAACCTGTGCCCCGCTCCGCTTCGCGGCTTCGATTCCGTGCGGCGCGTCTTCAACAATGATTACTTCCTCCGCTTTGACACCCAATTTTTGGAACGCGGCCAGGTAAATCTCCGGGTCGGGCTTCGCGTGAGTTACATCCTCGTTGCTCAACACGAAATCAAATAAATCAAAAATGCCACTGCCCCGCAACATGAGTTCGACACTCTCACGAATGGAATTGGAGCAGACAGCGAGTTTGTAGCCATCGCGCTTGAGTTGATGAACCATGAACTCCTTTTCAAATACCGGTGTGCAACTCCGCAAAATCTCCTCGCGGGTATATTTCTGTTTGATCTTGTTGACCAGAGTGTGCAAACCGCGCGGAAACCCTTTTTCAACGGAGAGCATCTCGAGCTTCTTGCGGGTTGGAAGTCCATTGTAGGTGGTCAGATGTTCGTAACGTGCAATGTTATAACCGAACAATCCCAGCGCCCGATTTAATGCTTCGTAATGCCACTCTGTCGCATCTACCAACACTCCATCCAAATCGAATAAAACGGCTTTGATCTTCATGCTTTGAAATCTGGAGAAGGATACTTATCTCCGCTCACACATGGCAACTTCACCACTACCGTCGTGGTATCTGTGAGCGGCACAAAGTCAGTGGCCTGCCCGGGTTCAATCTTGATAATCTCCCCCGCCCCAACCTCCTCCCCGCTCATCCGCACCCGTCCCGAGACAATCAGCGTCAATTCAGTTGCCACTTTGTGATAATGAGCCCCTTCGGATTCACCGGCCTTGTAATGCTTTACCGCCACTTCCACGGCGTCGCTCTTCACAATGGTCGGGGAAAAATTTCCCACGAACCAACCTTTGGTGAATTCGTCCAGTTTGTAGCGCTTCAACATGATAATGCTCTGACAGTTGGAATCCGTTTATGTTTCAAGAAATGCTTTTGCTGCACCCAAAATTCAGCCAAAGAAGTCTCTGGCATCCAATGCATAGTCTGTGCAGATCCCATCGATGTGCCAAGACTTAAAATCCTGCCAGCGACGCCTCATTGCCGCACGGTCAAACCCATGAATCTCCGGGGAAATTACGTAAAAAAGCCGGCCGGCCTCCTGCACTTTCTTCACTTCACTTTCGGTAAGCCAAAGTGAGTCAAACTCATCAGCCCAAACAACTTCTGCCGGTATCGACAGGCATTGCGCCAAACTTTCATTACGGTCACTCAGACGTGAGGCCATGCGAACCTGATTGCCACCGGGCAGCGAACGAATCTTTTTTTGGGAAGAACCCGGAGTCCTGGACTCCAAAAGCTCGAAATCAAAATAAAAACATTTCCGACCCAACCGCCCTGCCTTCATGAGTTCTATCAAGACCGGTTCGTAGCCCAGTTCCTTCACATTAATGGCCAGTTCCATTTCCGGATGCTGCTTAAATATATTTGTATAGGCGTCGAGGGCATTATCCGGAGTCCGGGGATGTGGATCATGGCTGATGTAAAACTCACCAGCAGCGTCCCGCCGCAAATCTGTTTCCAGACCGAATCCCAGTTCCAACGCCTTCGCACAGGCCGCCAGGGAATTTTCCACCACCGAACGCGGACCGGTCAGGTTTGCCCGATGGGCCATAATGGTAATCATAAAGCTGCGCTATCAAGCGAGAATCGACCAAAAAAATGGCCGACTGGAAATCTTCGCAGGCATGGCGATCAGGGTTTGCGGGCAATCACCAGAAACTGTTTGCCGAAAATGCTCCATGCCGGCCGCAACTTTAGATACGTCCGGAGGAAAACAAGCGGATACTCCGGACTATTAACCATCGTGTATGGAAGAAATCTTCCTTCGCAGCGATCGACCTGGAATCCACGAGTCGTGACAGCTTCTTTCAGAGACTCCTCGGTCAGCGCCAAATGGTGATCCCAAAATTCCCAATATTTGCCGGGCAAATACTTGATATTAGGGCCCATGGCGATCAGGCGGCCGCCCGGTGCCAGGCAACGTCGCGCTTCGTCAAGAGTCCTGCCCAGGGCAGCCTTATCCGGCAGATGCTCAAAAAAATTGCTCGTGAAAACCACGTTGAGCGAACCTTCCGGTAACTGCCACTTTTGGGAGCAGTCCTGTTCCAAAAAAGTTACCGACTTCTCCAAAAAACCCGGGGCGTTCGGGTTTAAGTCCATTGCATACCTTTTGCCGCACTGGACCTGATTGATGAATTCGCCATAACCGCAACCCAGATCCAAAACCGTCTCCGTCGAACCGATATATTTTTGGAAAAAGTCCCCGAGCAGGATCGACCAGACACGTGAACGATACTGGCGCGTGCTTTCAAATCGCGTTTCGTAAATACGCTTTAAATCCTGGGGATCGTTGGCGCTCATTTCTTTTTGTAATCACCGCGGCTGAAATATTTCTCGAGCCATATGTAGAGACAAATAAACAAGTACCGACTCCCCATCTCCTTGATCTTGAGCTTTGCCTCACCGGTTCGCCGGTTGCGCCAGGTGATGGGAATAACGGTCCAGGTGTATCCGCGCACAATGGCTTTCAACGGCAGCTCCACCGTAAGGTTGAAATGAGGAGAGATTAGCGGCCGGCACCCCTCAATCACGGTTTTGCGATAACATTTGAAGGCATTGGTCGTGTCATTGAGCTTGACCCGGAAAAGCACCTTCAAAAAGAAATTTGCCAGCCGATTCACAAACAACTTGAAGCGGGGATAATCAATGACACCGCCACCTTTCATGAAACGGCTGCCAAACACACAGTCGTATCCCTCTTGCAACTTCTTCCAATACCGCACCACATCCCGGGAATCATCGGACTCATCCGCCATCATGATGGCCACTGCATCGCCCGTGGCCTGGTCCAGGCCATGGATGATTGCGCGGCCAAATCCATGCAATCCATTGTTTTGAACCGGCCGCAATTCGCGGATTTGTTTGGCGACCTCCGTCAAAATCTCCCACGTCCGGTCCTTGCTCCCGTCATCAACCACCACGATTTCATGGGGAATATTTTGCAGTTTGAGCTCCAGATGCAGATGCTCCACGGTCGAGGCGATGCAACCCTCTTCATCCCTTGCGGGGATTACCACGGAAAGCAACGAAAGCGGCTTGGCGGCGGACTTTTGTTCGCCTGTTTTCAAGTCATTAACTCCGCCGGGACTTGCCCCTGCTTTTTCAATTGGTTGTGCTTGCAACATCATGGTGCAGATAATTCCAGCCAGTCAGGGTGTGCTTCAGCGTGACGCGCGATCTCATCAAGAATGGCTTCGAGCTTTGTCTCCGGCTCCCAGTTCCAGGCTTTGCCGGCCAGGGTCGAATCCAACACCATCCAGGGAATATCGAAAGCCCGATTGCGTCCATCGCTCTCGACGGTATGCGGACCAAATCGCGCCGCACACCAATCGCTCAACTGCGCCAATGAAGTGGCACTCGCCTCGCCGCCACTGACGTTGGCGATGCGCGGTTTGCCAGCACCCTTCCCGGCTTCCATTTGCTTTAATACCAGTGAAACAATATCCCGCGGGTGAAGGCAATCGCGAACTTGAGCTCCCTGGCCATTAAATCCGATATATTTCATCGGCTTCCGGCGCAGCCAGGAATTAATCCAGAAACTAAAAATGCCCTGGTCTGCCCGGCCAAACTGGCCTGCCCCGGCCAATACTCCGCAACGATTGATCCAAACTGGAAAGCCGAATGTCTCGCCATACTCCAGGGCCAGATGTTCCGATGCCAGCTTGGTGCTGCCATAGAGCGATACCGGGGGAGTGGTCGAAAAAGTCTCGGCCACACCCTTTCGGGAAAGCCCAGGTGGCAGGATGGCCCCGGGGTCGGGCACATAAGCCTTTTTCACTTCCATCACCTTCATTTCCGCCAACGGTGCAATGGAATAAACGCGGCTGGTGCTCAACAGCGTGAATCCAGCTTTTCTTGCCTTGCAGTACTCCAGAAGATTGATGGTACCAACCAGATTATGTTCCACCAATTGGCGGCTGCTCACCTGCCCATCCACACCGGCGAGGACGCTGGGATTGGCCGCGGCATCGATAACCCAGTCAGCCGGTGGCAGCACTTCCAAATCCGTGGCGCTCCGCACATCGGCGTGCAGGACGCGCACCCCCATTCGCTTTAGGTTCACCCGGTTGAGCTCACTTCCAGGCCGAATGAAATTATCGAAGCCGAGCACTTCGATGCTGCTGAAATTCTCACGCAGATGAGCAGCGATGGTGCTGCCCACAAACCCGCAAATTCCACTAATAATCAGCCTCATTCAGTTTTGTGTTTCGGCGCGTAAATGGCGGCGATCAAAGGCTTACATTGGTTATTGCTCGACACAAGCCGCATGGATTTCCTTCAAGATGCCCATTAAGTCGTAGCGATATTTCCATTGCGGATAGTGTGTTTGGAATTTCCGGACGTCGCTAATCCACCAGATATGGTCGCCGATGCGATTGTCCTCGACATATTTCCAGTCCAATTTACGTCCGCTTATCTGCTGGCAAAGATCGATTGCTTCCAACATCGAACAATTGGAATGGCGGCTGCCGCCCATGTTGTAAACCTCTCCCGAGCGCGGCGCCAAAACGAATTGCCAGAAAGCCTCCACGAGATCGTGACTATGAATGTTGTCCCGCACCTGTTTCCCTTCATAACCGAAAACGCGGTAAGGTTTGCCGGTGACCGTGCACTTCATGAGGTAGGCTAAAAATCCATGTAATTCAGTTCCAGCATGACCCGGGCCGGTCAGGCAGCCACCACGGAAACAAACGGTGCGCATTCCAAAATAACGACCATACTCCTGCACGAGGACATCCGCCGCCACCTTGCTCGCGCCAAACAATGAATGCTTCGTCTGGTCAATCGACATGGTTTCATCGATTCCCTCTTTATAAGCATGCGACAAATCGATTTCCCAGCGTTTCTCCTGCTTCACCAGTGGCAAGCGATTGGGTGTATCTCCGTAAACCTTGTTGGTGCTCGTGAAAACGAAAGCCGACTCCGGACAAAACTGCCGGGTCGCTTCCAGCAGGTTCAGCGTTCCCACCGCATTAACTCCAAAATCAGTGTGCGGTTCGCGGGCCGCCCAATCGTGGGAAGGCTGAGCCGCTGTGTGCACCACGGCCTTGATTTCACCGCCGTACTGTTTAAAAATTTTTTCAATCGCCCCAGCGTCACGAATATCGGCATCATAATGCCGATAGTTCTTCAGATTTTTTTCCAAAGCCTGGCGGCTGGCGCTGGTGGAGGCTTCAGCTCCAAAAAAACGGGCGCGCATATCATTGTCGATGCCCACAATATGGAAATTCTCCTTGTGGAATCGCCGGCACGTTTCGGAACCGATCAATCCGGCGGCTCCTGTAACTACGATGACGCTCATGCTACCTGAATACCAGCCGTCCGCAAGCGAGGCAATAACAAAACCCGCGATTGGGCCCGCTCATGATCTGAGTTGAAAGAACCCGCATTCCACACACGCGCCGCTCCCCCAGTGGTTTACGTTGCTTCAGGCGGTGCTGGCGGTTTGCGGGAGGTGGTCTTCAAGCCGAGCACGCTCATGAAAAAGCTCGATGAGATGGTCTGGACGCTGATTACCAGGAGGGTGGCAGCCGGGATCAATCGGCGCAGGTTTTGGGAGTAATCCAGCGAACCATATCCCGCCTGTTTCCAAACCCACAGCGCACGGACGAGCATACCAAGTCCCAGCAGCAAAATTATCAACCCGGCAACGATCCCTTTTTCCAGGGTGAAAATCCTGAATATTCGCGAAAACTTTGGATCGTCCGGCAACAACCCTTCTGCAATTGCAAAAACCTTCGTAAAAAAAGCGAGGGCCACAAACTGCACCCCGATGATCATCCACATGCAGGCGACCATGAGCGTTCCCACATCAAAATTCACCGACCCAATTTTGAAGGGAACCCAATAGGTCAGATTGGCCAGGATAAAACCCGTCAGGCATAAAAGCAGACCGGGAACCAGAAACAGCCAGCGTGGTGAATAAATCAACATGAACCGCAGATGCCGCCAACCGTCCCGCCACGGCTTGAGATGCGGTGGACGCGAACGTCCGTCCTTATGCAAAGTGATCGGCGTTTCCGAGATCCGCATCGATTTCAAAGTCGCGACAATAACCATTTCGGAAGCGAACTCCATGCCGGTAGTCTTCAAGTCCATCCGGTCGTAGGCCTCCTTGGAAAACGCCCGCAGGCCACAGTGAAAATCCTGTGCCGGGCTCCGGAAAAAGAGTTGCCCCAGAAATGAAAGGCTGGGATTGCCCAGCCACCGGTTTTTCCAGGGCATCGCCCCGGGCATGATCGTGCCGCCGCCTTTGGGCAGCCGGCATCCCATCACCAGATCATCCCCTCCGCGCAATTTTTCCACGAAACCATTGATGTCGGAAAAATCATAGCTGTCGTCGGAATCTCCCATGATGATCCACTTGCCCAGGGCTGCTTCAATGCCATAACGCAACGCATTGCCATAACCTTTGGGCTTCACATGCACCACGCGGGCGCCGAGCTTTTCGGCAATTTCGATGGACCCGTCCTTGCTGCCGTTGTCAGCAATCAAAATTTCTCCCTTTACCCCTGCCCGCTCAATACCCACTTTTGCTTTCTTGATACAGGCAGCCAGGGTTTCAGCCTCGTTCAAGCAGGGCATCAAAATGGTCAGCTCAAATTGCGGTGGCATGGTTTGTTCTTTCAATTCCGGGTGGCGGATCGCTTCAATTTTTTTTCGTTTCTACAGATTTCAATTTTACAAGCCGCCATTCTGATTCTCCCCGGCTCGCGCGAAGATTGAGCCGGATCACCTGCACAACTTCCGCGTTTATCCGCCCCAGCCATTCTTCAAAGGGCTCTGTATAATGGAGCGAAAACTGTTCCGAACTTACCAGCACATATTTTATGCCGCGGTCGCGCAGGTCTTCCGCGGTATCCTTCTGCAAAACATGCTTGATGCGCCGGCTACCGAACGGCTTCCACAATGAGGTCTCCGGGTCATCGAAAGAAATTAAGCCGAGCACCGTGGCCTCGGGCGGCAGTTTCTCGAGGATCGGCGCAAAACCATTCGCCCGCTCTCCATACACCGTGTAAACGGATTGAGCCCGCTGCAGCAATGGATTTTGCCGGTTCGGGGCCATTGCCAACACATGTCGTGCAGGCCAAAGGGGTCTTGCGGGAGAAATAATCAGCAGCATTCCAGCCGCGATGAAGAGCAGCAGTGCGAATCGTCTCCACCAAACATTCCGCACCAACCCTTCATTCCCGCGGCCCACCAGAAAAACTGGAATCAGCAAACCGTAGTAGGGTGTCAGCAACCTGGCCGCTGTGGTCAATCCAGACTTGGCCATAAATGCCAATAGGGAAATGAAAGGTGACATCAGCACCGCGGTCCGATAACCCTTTCCAACGGGTTGAGTTTGCAGATTTGAACCTGCAGCCTTGGAACGTCTCAGGGACGCGATCACGCCGGCCACCAATAACACGGATATTCCCAGACCAAGTCCGGCATCCTCCTCGATTTGCATTTCACCCAGTGCCAGATGCGCTCCCCCCGGTTCAAAATTCGTTTCCAAAACCTGGAGTGACGAAGGCGGTATTACTTTCATCATCATCCGGTTCCAGGCCTTGGCCATGGGGAAGACCGGTGGAACCACGTTCTGCAGACCAATCAACAGGATGTTGTGTCGGATGAAAAACAACGGCGATTGCTTGTTCGTTTGCCAGTTTTCCGTCGCCAGGCCCGTCCAATCGCCACAATATTTGTAGTTAAGCGCCGCCATCGGGAGAAAGGAGGCTCCAACCGCAACCATCCCTACCGCGATGGATGGGACAAATTTTTTGAACAGTAAAGGAACAGTTGGCAGGATTACGATGGCCCAAGGCAACAACAACGGGAGATTGCTGGTCTTTCCACTGCTCAACAACGCCGCCGCCAGGCAGGAATACCAGACATCGCTGACCCGGGAGGAAACGCGCGCGCGCAATGCGAAATCGACCGCTGCCAATCCAACCACGGCGCCAAACAGGTCGTTGCCAATGCTTCCCGCTTGCAGAAGAAAACAATAGGCGGTGGGCAACAGCCACATCCAATGCCACGCCACCCGCCGTCGCACTCCCAACCGGGTGAAAACACTGTAAATTAAACCGGGCAGCAAAAGGTAGCTGATGATGTTGATGAGGAAGAGCAACCGGTCACTTTTAGTGAGAGCGATGATGGGTACGGAAACCCATTCGAAGCCCACTGACCGGGAGTTCAACCGGTGAAACTCCGTATGAATCCAATGCCACTGCCCTTCGGCAAGCCAGTTCAAGATGCGCGGCACACGGTAGGACAAGGCATCGTAGTTGGTCGGCGGATAAATGAGTCCTCCCAGAAAAGCCATCGCCGCAAGCACGAGGAAAGCCCGGGGAAAGGAGCGACGAAACCGGGCTTTGAAGGTTGAAACCCACGAACCAGATGGCTCACCCGCCTTGGCTTGCCTCCACCACACGAACCCCAAGGCAGCTCCCACCAGCAGGATAACCGCATAGCCAACCGCATTCAGTTGGTGAAGGGCGGAAAGGATCCAACCGGCACAATTCAGGTAGGCACAAAGGATTATCCAAAATGCGATACCAAGCGGGGTTCTCGTTCGGTTCTTCAACATTAAATCACAAACATCTGTAAGGTCACGGCGACAGGAACTCGCATGGCGTACACCCAATAATTATTTTACCGGCACCAATACGGGACAACCTATTTAGCCTATCAATCGCGTTCGGACTGGGTCAATGAGAAAGCCTTCCGACTGAGGTGGCATACGTGCCCGCACTTCCCGCTTTCTTTTTGGCCAAGGCATCTTATTTTAAGGCATGCCTTCGTTTGATATTGTTTCAGAAGTGAACTCGATGGAAATCGAGAACGCCGTTAACCAGGCCAAAAAGGAATTGGCCACCCGCTTTGATTTCAAGGGGAGCAACGCCGAGATCGTCCTCGAGAAAAATGAGATCAAACTGAGCGCCGAGGATAATTTCAAAGTAAAGACGCTCGTTGAAATGGTTCTTGGCAAACTTGCAAAACGTCAGATCAGCCTGAAGAACGTGGACAAGGGCGAACCCGACATCTCACCCTTGGGACATGCCCGCCAGGTTATTAAAATCAAACAGGGACTCGAAACTGCGATCGCCAAACAGGTCACCACTTTCATCCGTGATTCCAAACTGAAGGTAACCACCCAGATTCAGGGAAACGAAGTCCGGGTTTCCGGCAAAAGCCGGGATGACCTGCAATCTGTTATCGCCGCCGTGCAAGGTCACGACTTCCCCGTCTCCCTACAATTCCAAAACTTCCGGGATTGATCCGAGCCTGCTGCCAGCATTATCTGCACAGTCGGAAAATGCATCGACCCTGCCGATTCGCTTGATGCCTCCATGATAATAGAACCCACGATGGCATTCGCGCAGCAGAGCCGATTCAACCAGAACATGGCAGACGTTATCTCCTTCTCCCTTTGAAATGGGAGAAGGCCGGGATGAGGGAAGATGCGCTCGGGCTCTTCGTCGACTCGGGGACCTCCCGCACCTCCAACCGGGGTTGCTCCCCAGTCGCAGATCGCCTTGAACTGCCTACTCGACGCTGGTCCAGCCAACCAAGTGATCAGGCACTGATTATGCTCCCTCATCACATCGAAATCTAAGATTTATTATGCAAGCCGAAGCATTGATTAAATTGATCGAAGAAATGATCGAAATTAAAGTCCGGCAGCAGGCCGGAGCCAACGCTGCCATCAACTCCAAACTCCCCCCTGAATTAGCCCAGCTGATAGCCCGGACCAAAGTGGCCGATCGCGACCGAATCCTCCGTGTACGGAGCGAATTGCTGCAACTTTTGGGAAACGGAACCGGTGGGTTCGCTTCTTAAAGTGAATCTATCCTGCAATGGACTGAATGAGCCGGCCGGGTAATCGCCGAAGCTTTCACCGGCGAGATAAGCCAACCTACTCCTGGCGAAAAGCAAATGGCCTTGAAATGCCAGGCACCGTGGCAACGGACGTTTGCTCCTGGAATGAAATGGTTTTGATTACCTTGATCACCAATCACCCCGCTTTGTAGTGCGATAATTGCAACGAGTCCTTCGACTGGGCATCGTTGTCTTAATTGCGGACAACATGGGGAGGAAAGTTCCCTGATAGTGGAGCGGCGGAAGTCCAGCAGAGCGCACTCTCGGCATGGTGTTTTAGGTTGGCAGATTTAGTTTGCCAGACTTATACCGAATGCCAAAAGAAATTTCCGAATGGCAGGAGGGATTTTGGTTTGAGGCAAGGCGGAGACCGCAGGCGCTATCCTTTGATAGCGACAAGGGCGACAACGCCGCCTCAAATCAAAAGCACCCTGCAGCCAACGACTAATGAATTTTCTTGTCCCCAAAGCCATGACTTTTCAGTCTCCATTTTCCTCAAATTTATTTCCTTCGTTCATTCTGTTTCTTTTCCCCATTTCGGAAATTAATTTTGGCATTCGGTATAGATCATGGTTTGCAAACTGGGTGTTCAAAAATCTGTGTGGGTTAAGCAACTTCTGAGTAAACCATTGTACAGCAGAACTGATAAGGGATGTCAGTTGGGCCATGACTAATGAATCCAGTTGATCTCTGGCTGGAATTCTGTAGTTTTCGCCCAGAGCGTATATTCAATCCAGACTGCCCGTCGAGGGGCGTTGATGGTTTCGGAGGACGAACCTCCCAAAAGTAATTGCATCCCCCCTGCATTCATGCAGCGCACTTGTAAAAAATCACGCTCACGTTCGGAATAAAGCGGTCTGTTTAAATTTGTAACAAATGACTTCTCTGTTTGGTGACTTATTTCGGAAGGCGCGGCAACGCGCAATTTTCATCATTCGCCTCGGCGCCATTGTGACAATACTTCAGGCCGTGAGCTTCAACCCAGCCGCCGCGTCGCCCCCACCCGGCTATTACCTGGCATGGGGTGATGAATTCAACGGAACGTCACTGGACACGAGCAAATGGACCTATTGGTTGCCCGGAAAGTGGAACGATGCCGTGAATGTCACCAATGCGGTGACCGTTAACGGGAGCAACCTGGTCATCACGACGTATAGTGCCCAGGGAACCAATTATTCAGCCATGCTCGCCTCACAGTTTCACTTTCATCCGCGCTACGGTTACTACGAGTCGAGCATCCAGTGGGGCAACTCAAACGGAAATTGGTCGGCCTTTTGGCTGAGGTCACCGACGATGGGCACTTACCTGGATGACGCTTATGTGTCCGGCGGGGAAATGGACGTCTGCGAACATCGCTACGTGGGCATCTACGGCACCAACATCAGCAAAATTGTTTCCGACAACATTCACTGGAACGGCTACGGTGCGGCTGAGCAAGACTCAGGCAGCCCCAACGTGGGCAATGTCGCCACAGGCTTCCACACCTACGGACTTCTCTGGAACGGCGGCACCTACTCCTTTTCCATCGACGGCGGAGAAGTATGGAACGCCAACGGCACCGGCACACCAGTCTTCGGCAGCGATGCCTACGTAATATTAAGCAGCGAAGTGAATGACACTTCGACGACCTGGGCAGGCTACATTCCTGCCAGCGGTTATGGCAGCCAA includes:
- a CDS encoding HAD family hydrolase → MKIKAVLFDLDGVLVDATEWHYEALNRALGLFGYNIARYEHLTTYNGLPTRKKLEMLSVEKGFPRGLHTLVNKIKQKYTREEILRSCTPVFEKEFMVHQLKRDGYKLAVCSNSIRESVELMLRGSGIFDLFDFVLSNEDVTHAKPDPEIYLAAFQKLGVKAEEVIIVEDAPHGIEAAKRSGAQVCQVSGFTEVDYDRVKRALEGARG
- a CDS encoding cupin domain-containing protein, translated to MLKRYKLDEFTKGWFVGNFSPTIVKSDAVEVAVKHYKAGESEGAHYHKVATELTLIVSGRVRMSGEEVGAGEIIKIEPGQATDFVPLTDTTTVVVKLPCVSGDKYPSPDFKA
- a CDS encoding class I SAM-dependent methyltransferase, with the translated sequence MSANDPQDLKRIYETRFESTRQYRSRVWSILLGDFFQKYIGSTETVLDLGCGYGEFINQVQCGKRYAMDLNPNAPGFLEKSVTFLEQDCSQKWQLPEGSLNVVFTSNFFEHLPDKAALGRTLDEARRCLAPGGRLIAMGPNIKYLPGKYWEFWDHHLALTEESLKEAVTTRGFQVDRCEGRFLPYTMVNSPEYPLVFLRTYLKLRPAWSIFGKQFLVIARKP
- a CDS encoding glycosyltransferase family 2 protein; the encoded protein is MMLQAQPIEKAGASPGGVNDLKTGEQKSAAKPLSLLSVVIPARDEEGCIASTVEHLHLELKLQNIPHEIVVVDDGSKDRTWEILTEVAKQIRELRPVQNNGLHGFGRAIIHGLDQATGDAVAIMMADESDDSRDVVRYWKKLQEGYDCVFGSRFMKGGGVIDYPRFKLFVNRLANFFLKVLFRVKLNDTTNAFKCYRKTVIEGCRPLISPHFNLTVELPLKAIVRGYTWTVIPITWRNRRTGEAKLKIKEMGSRYLFICLYIWLEKYFSRGDYKKK
- a CDS encoding NAD-dependent epimerase/dehydratase family protein, producing the protein MRLIISGICGFVGSTIAAHLRENFSSIEVLGFDNFIRPGSELNRVNLKRMGVRVLHADVRSATDLEVLPPADWVIDAAANPSVLAGVDGQVSSRQLVEHNLVGTINLLEYCKARKAGFTLLSTSRVYSIAPLAEMKVMEVKKAYVPDPGAILPPGLSRKGVAETFSTTPPVSLYGSTKLASEHLALEYGETFGFPVWINRCGVLAGAGQFGRADQGIFSFWINSWLRRKPMKYIGFNGQGAQVRDCLHPRDIVSLVLKQMEAGKGAGKPRIANVSGGEASATSLAQLSDWCAARFGPHTVESDGRNRAFDIPWMVLDSTLAGKAWNWEPETKLEAILDEIARHAEAHPDWLELSAP
- a CDS encoding NAD-dependent epimerase/dehydratase family protein, with the translated sequence MSVIVVTGAAGLIGSETCRRFHKENFHIVGIDNDMRARFFGAEASTSASRQALEKNLKNYRHYDADIRDAGAIEKIFKQYGGEIKAVVHTAAQPSHDWAAREPHTDFGVNAVGTLNLLEATRQFCPESAFVFTSTNKVYGDTPNRLPLVKQEKRWEIDLSHAYKEGIDETMSIDQTKHSLFGASKVAADVLVQEYGRYFGMRTVCFRGGCLTGPGHAGTELHGFLAYLMKCTVTGKPYRVFGYEGKQVRDNIHSHDLVEAFWQFVLAPRSGEVYNMGGSRHSNCSMLEAIDLCQQISGRKLDWKYVEDNRIGDHIWWISDVRKFQTHYPQWKYRYDLMGILKEIHAACVEQ
- a CDS encoding glycosyltransferase family 2 protein produces the protein MPPQFELTILMPCLNEAETLAACIKKAKVGIERAGVKGEILIADNGSKDGSIEIAEKLGARVVHVKPKGYGNALRYGIEAALGKWIIMGDSDDSYDFSDINGFVEKLRGGDDLVMGCRLPKGGGTIMPGAMPWKNRWLGNPSLSFLGQLFFRSPAQDFHCGLRAFSKEAYDRMDLKTTGMEFASEMVIVATLKSMRISETPITLHKDGRSRPPHLKPWRDGWRHLRFMLIYSPRWLFLVPGLLLCLTGFILANLTYWVPFKIGSVNFDVGTLMVACMWMIIGVQFVALAFFTKVFAIAEGLLPDDPKFSRIFRIFTLEKGIVAGLIILLLGLGMLVRALWVWKQAGYGSLDYSQNLRRLIPAATLLVISVQTISSSFFMSVLGLKTTSRKPPAPPEAT
- a CDS encoding YajQ family cyclic di-GMP-binding protein, with the protein product MPSFDIVSEVNSMEIENAVNQAKKELATRFDFKGSNAEIVLEKNEIKLSAEDNFKVKTLVEMVLGKLAKRQISLKNVDKGEPDISPLGHARQVIKIKQGLETAIAKQVTTFIRDSKLKVTTQIQGNEVRVSGKSRDDLQSVIAAVQGHDFPVSLQFQNFRD